One Suncus etruscus isolate mSunEtr1 chromosome 13, mSunEtr1.pri.cur, whole genome shotgun sequence genomic region harbors:
- the UMODL1 gene encoding uromodulin-like 1 produces the protein MLRAFGLVLLPLLSAAGSSQASGFTENGLSLLSFQLCNFSVTRQVPRVEAVRTPHLTYAPCGGWIPWRRCPKTVYRTRYQAVGVPESRHVTDCCEGFEQLGLYCVLPLNRSLEFTSRPGVCPMVGRDEPPTSLTTTTSPTTSTSPIPCFLDMDCPGLWKCCPFPGGPGCVAPKPAVPQGTPGTFWFNVTILVKMGFRELRLVDPQLLSHWRLLHSMVTSALWPRNCSVHPLTSASGDPSTTMSRLLLGLGQPMSVSDVSAVLDAVVKRVYEVIRIGVQDVDECLHEELHVCADGELCVNSEGTHHCQSSPGPPRQEPEPPRPGSAVTPLAALQSPLTLASTPAIGASTTHGHSQDTPISGPSPSHPWEPEAGQPGTPGALPGKGGGRNGTEQSVQGTAPSGEPGVGTSQAAASSRALGPALGSVSGVTGSPRGPTLWLSPNATLESPLWPPVTEGPTGYQTWHPSWPTWAPKLHDLNPGPSSSSDLSLLPTLPSQEPPGCVPSILGTVTISNVTSTSFHMAWAADLALHSTFQVTLTPPWGDPMYLETQDTSMTVASLQPGTLYLVEIRTRACGAESSRTYLRVRTAAHMLQGRVRVTNVEFTEALRDEDSEEYRAFLRLFLSTVREALPATVQGHMAAGQVLLRVTGLLAGSVVVDFRLLVQTALDVHDMAAAFLAAFHNQTLLEVAGEDTFIEDYDECAQGDHDCRPGTSCRNTLGSFFCTCGPGTPHGPVEHSGRPCEGSPPVNTTRTHATPPGTVGGPRASSVPSLAPRLSLSAAVTPLCGIQKVGVAIQQRFLRQESVPTSSLYLGHPSCGVSQSNSTHVLLVAGWTECGTVVQSNLTSTEVRTTLRSRPSPGGVVHHLRILCPVHCTFQNHLLVSSSYTPQWGELSMAGDLHGLGRFVTEMQVFVGDAPVPPSHSVSAREHVRVQVGLRPRQAQLRVVLLQCWATPGHDARDPRTFGFINNSCAVPNTHTELLENGGSDKARFRLKIFAFVDNPLVFLHCSLRVCLDAPGTSCRIDCNDMRAPRSWDGSATHQASWGPLVRAEGETLAPQAGPGSSSLVLAVVAAFAAVVGVAVTLAQHCRRVTGRYDLKALPTSFSQPFGGGAEVFLGCWEAWPRSSLVSVTPCISQPGSGSVVDYGTRGRSRAEHISKKRN, from the exons ATGCTCCGGGCCTTCGGGCTGGTCTTGCTGCCTCTGCTGAGCGCCGCAGGTTCGAGTCAAGCCAGCGGCTTTACAG AGAACGGCCTCTCTTTGCTGAGCTTCCAGCTCTGCAACTTCAGCGTGACGCGCCAGGTGCCCAGGGTGGAGGCCGTGCGGACGCCCCACCTCACCTACGCACCCTGCGGTGGCTGGATCCCCTGGAGGCGCTGCCCCAAGACCGTCTACAGGACCCGGTACCAGGCCGTGGGGGTGCCCGAGTCCAGGCACGTCACCGACTGCTGCGAGGGCTTCGAGCAGCTCGGCCTCTACTGTGTCCTGC CTCTGAATCGCTCCCTGGAGTTCACCTCGAGACCAGGGGTCTGCCCCATGGTGGGGAGGGATGAACCCCCCACATCCCTCACGACCACCACGTCCCCCACAACCTCCACGTCCCCCATACCGTGCTTCCTAGACATGGATTGTCCAGGGCTTTGGAAGTGCTGCCCCTTTCCAGGGGGGCCTGgctgtgtggcccccaagcctgcag TTCCGCAGGGGACCCCGGGGACTTTCTGGTTCAACGTGACCATCCTGGTGAAGATGGGGTTCCGGGAGCTGCGGTTGGTGGATCCCCAACTCCTAAGCCACTGGCGGCTTCTACACTCCATG gTCACCAGTGCCTTGTGGCCCCGGAACTGCTCCGTGCACCCCCTGACCTCGGCCTCGGGGGACCCCTCGACCACGATGTCCCGGCTCCTGCTGGGTTTGGGTCAGCCCATGTCCGTGTCCGATGTCTCTGCTGTGCTGGACGCCGTGGTGAAGCGTGTGTACGAAGTGATCCGCATTGGGGTGCAAG ATGTGGATGAGTGTTTGCACGAGGAGCTACATGTGTGCGCGGATGGGGAGCTGTGTGTGAACTCGGAGGGCACCCATCATTGCCAGAGTTCCCCAGGCCCACCCCGCCAGGAACCGGAACCCCCCAGGCCAG GGAGCGCCGTGACCCCCCTTGCAGCTCTGCAGTCCCCACTGACTCTGGCATCGACCCCAGCCATCGGTGCGAGCACAACACATGGACACTCCCAGGACACCCCCATCTCGGGGCCGAGCCCCAGCCATCCTTGGGAACCCGAAGCAGGCCAGCCTGGGACCCCAGGAGCCCTGCCCGGGAAAGGGGGCGGCAGGAATGGCACAGAGCAGAGTGTGCAGGGGACAGCGCCCAGCGGGGAGCCGGGTGTGGGCACCAGCCAAGCTGCAGCCTCCTCCAGGGCTCTGGGCCCAGCCCTGGGCTCTGTCTCAGGGGTCACAGGGAGCCCTCGGGGGCCCACACTTTGGCTGTCCCCAAATGCCACCTTGGAGTCTCCCCTCTGGCCCCCCGTGACCGAGGGCCCCACAGGCTACCAGACGTGGCATCCCAGCTGGCCCACGTGGGCCCCAAAGCTGCACGACTTGAACCctggaccttccagctcctcagacttgtccctgctccccaccctgcCATCTCAGGAGCCCCCAGGCTGTG TCCCCAGCATCCTGGGGACAGTCACCATCTCCAACGTGACCAGCACCAGCTTCCACATGGCCTGGGCAGCAGATCTCGCCCTGCACTCCACTTTCCAGGTCACCCTGACCCCCCCGTGGGGGGACCCCATGTACCTGGAGACCCAGGACACCAGCATGACAGTGGCCAGCCTGCAGCCTGGTACCTTGTACCTGGTGGAGATCAGGACCAGGGCATGTGGGGCGGAAAGTTCCAGAACGTATCTGAGAGTGCGGACAG CCGCTCACATGCTCCAGGGCCGAGTGCGTGTCACGAACGTGGAGTTCACAGAGGCCCTGAGAGACGAAGACAGTGAGGAGTATCGCGCCTTCCTGCGGCTCTTCCTGAGCACG GTACGCGAGGCCCTGCCAGCCACCGTGCAAGGACACATGGCTGCGGGCCAGGTTCTACTGCGGGTGACAGGCCTGCTGGCTGGCAGCGTCGTGGTAGACTTCCGGCTGCTGGTCCAGACTGCCCTGGATGTCCATGACATGGCCGCTGCCTTCCTTGCTGCCTTCCACAACCAGACGCTGCTGGAGGTGGCGGGAGAGGACACATTCATCGAGG ACTACGACGAGTGTGCACAGGGGGACCACGACTGCAGGCCGGGCACCTCCTGCCGCAACACTCTGGGCTCCTTCTTCTGCACCTGCGGGCCCGGCACCCCCCATGGCCCCGTGGAACATTCCGGAAGGCCCTGTGAAG GTTCCCCTCCTGTCAACACCACCAGGACCCACGCGACCCCACCGGGCACTGTGGGAGGACCCAGAGCCTCATCTGTGCCCAGCTTGGCCCCACGGCTGAGCCTCTCGGCGGCCGTGACCCCCCTGTGCGGGATCCAGAAGGTGGGGGTGGCCATCCAGCAGCGTTTCCTGCGCCAGGAGTCGGTGCCCACGTCCTCTTTGTACCTCGGGCACCCCTCGTGTGGCGTCAGCCAAAGCAACAGCACCCACGTGCTCCTGGTGGCCGGCTGGACTGAGTGCGGGACGGTGGTGCAGAGC AACCTGACAAGCACGGAGGTGAGGACGACACTGAGAAGCCGGCCGTCCCCGGGGGGCGTTGTCCACCACCTGCGCATCCTCTGCCCCGTGCACTGCACCTTCCAGAACCATCTCCTGGTGTCCTCCAGCTACACACCCCAGTGGGG GGAGCTCTCCATGGCGGGGGACCTGCACGGCCTGGGGCGCTTCGTCACGGAGATGCAGGTGTTCGTGGGCGACGCCCCAGTCCCACCCAGCCACAGCGTGTCGGCGCGTGAACATGTGCGTGTCCAGGTGGGGCTGAGGCCCCGGCAGGCGCAGCTGCGCGTGGTGCTGCTGCAGTGCTGGGCCACGCCGGGCCACGACGCCCGGGACCCGAGAACCTTTGGCTTCATCAACAACAG CTGCGCGGTCCCCAACACACACACGGAGCTGTTGGAGAACGGGGGCTCGGACAAGGCCCGCTTCCGCCTCAAGATCTTCGCCTTCGTGGACAACCCGCTGGTCTTCCTGCACTGCAGCCTGCGTGTCTGCCTCGATGCGCCCGGGACCTCCTGCAGGATC GACTGCAATGACATGCGGGCACCCAGGAGCTGGGACGGCAGCGCCACCCACCAGGCTTCCTGGGGGCCTCTGGTTCGGGCAGAAG GAGAGACTTTGGCCCCCCAGGCAGGCCCTGGATCCAGCTCCCTGGTCTTGGCAGTGGTGGCCGCCTTTGCCGCGGTGGTGGGGGTGGCTGTGACCCTCGCCCAGCACTGCCGCAGAGTGACGGGCAGGTACGACCTCAAAGCTCTGCCCACCAGCTTCAGCCAAC CCTTTGGGGGTGGAGCTGAAGTttttctggggtgctgggaagcCTGGCCAAGAAGCAGCCTAGTGTCTGTAACACCCTGCATCTCCCAACCTGGATCTGGTTCTGTGGTGGACTATGGCACACGCGGACGCAGCCGAGCTGAGCACATTTCAAAGAAGAGAAACTGA